The following are encoded in a window of Danio aesculapii chromosome 12, fDanAes4.1, whole genome shotgun sequence genomic DNA:
- the LOC130238654 gene encoding LOW QUALITY PROTEIN: ankyrin repeat domain-containing protein 22-like (The sequence of the model RefSeq protein was modified relative to this genomic sequence to represent the inferred CDS: inserted 2 bases in 2 codons): MGIMYSEPMCQAAYDDDIHKLKELISADPKNINAQDEEXGDTPIIAACRXGHLRIVKYMLDSNAKVSIRNKKQRTCLHYATRRTFSFLDYLMIAILMPILLIGYLIMEEKQRKNVKLMEFLLATKVDVKAVDYKGNTGLHYACQRKSQRIVPLLLQRNADVSIQNKKQETPLDIAQRHKFLKIVSMLTKSM; encoded by the exons ATGGGGATCATGTACTCAGAG CCCATGTGCCAGGCAGCTTATGATGATGACATCCACAAACTGAAAGAACTCATCTCAGCTGATCCCAAAAACATAAATGCTCAAGATGAAG CAGGAGACACACCGATCATAGCCGCCTGTA CGGGGCACCTCAGGATTGTAAAATACATGCTAGATAGCAATGCAAAGGTGTCCATTAGGAATAAG AAACAAAGGACTTGCTTGCACTATGCTACGAGAAGAACCTTTTCCTTTTTGGACTACCTGATGATTGCCATTTTAATGCCTATTTTGCTCATTGGTTATCTTATAATG GAAGAGAAGCAAAGAAAAAATGTGAAATTGATGGAGTTTCTGTTGGCCACTAAGGTGGATGTAAAGGCTGTAGACTAT AAGGGGAACACTGGACTTCACTATGCATGCCAACGAAAAAGTCAAAGGATTGTTCCTTTGTTACTGCAGAGAAATGCAGATGTTTCGATACAGAACAAA AAACAGGAAACTCCACTAGATATTGCACAGAGACACAAATTCctaaaaattgtttcaatgttaaCGAAGTCAATGTGA